A DNA window from Arachis hypogaea cultivar Tifrunner chromosome 18, arahy.Tifrunner.gnm2.J5K5, whole genome shotgun sequence contains the following coding sequences:
- the LOC112769635 gene encoding uncharacterized protein, whose translation MGATPFHHSILKVQLPKHFDKPTDMRYNGTQDPQEHLTAFEARMNLEGVGDEVRCRTFPVTLAGPAIRWFNALPQGSVTTFADITRAFLAQFTTRIVKAKHPINLLGVTQRSDKPTRKYLDKFNDECLEIDGLTDSVASLCLTNGMLNEDFKKHLTTKPM comes from the coding sequence ATGGGAGCAACCCCCTTTCATCACTCCATTCTTAAGGTCCAACTACCGAAACATttcgacaaaccaacggacatgagaTACAACGGAACCCAGGACCCCCAGGAGCACctaacggcctttgaggccaggatgaacctggaggGTGTGGGCGACGAGGTGAGATGTCGCACTTTTCCTGTGACCCTGGCAGGACCGGCAATCCGATGGTTCAACGCTCTCCCTCAAGGGTCCGTGACGACTTTCGCAGACATAACTCGTGCCTTTCTAGCACAATTTACCACGCGCATTGTCAAAGCCAAGCACCCGATCAACCTTCTAGGGGTGACCCAAAGAAGCGACAAACCGACCAGGAAGTATCTTGACAagttcaacgacgaatgcctgGAGATTGACGGCCTGACcgactcggtggccagcctgTGTCTGACAAACGGGATGTTGAATGAAGACTTCAAAAAACACCTCACTACCAAGCCCATGTAG